Proteins from a genomic interval of Haemorhous mexicanus isolate bHaeMex1 chromosome Z, bHaeMex1.pri, whole genome shotgun sequence:
- the MRPL17 gene encoding large ribosomal subunit protein bL17m, with product MRLSVAAAISHGRVYRRLGLSPRSRLDLLRNLVTALVRHERIETPWARADEMRGYAERLIDYAKRGDKDERAMRMADFWLTEKDLIHKLFKVLAPRFQPHPGSYTRLLQIPNRDGLDRAKMAVIELKGNPLPPLVRPRRHSEKTLLNQLLKGYRQDAQRARGTPV from the exons ATGCGGCTGTCGGTGGCGGCCGCCATCTCGCATGGTCGCGTGTACCGGCGGCTCGGGCTCAGCCCGCGGTCGCGCCTGGACCTGCTGCGGAACCTGGTGACAGCGCTGGTGCGCCATGAGCGCATCGAGACGCCCTGGGCGCGGGCCGACGAGATGCGCGGCTACGCCGAGCGG CTCATCGACTACGCCAAGCGGGGGGACAAGGACGAGCGCGCCATGCGCATGGCGGATTTCTGGCTGACC GAGAAGGACCTCATCCACAAGCTGTTCAAGGTGCTGGCGCCCCGCTTCCAGCCGCACCCCGGCAGCTACACGCGCCTGCTGCAGATCCCCAACCGGGACGGGCTGGACCGCGCTAAGATGGCGGTGATCGAGCTGAAGGGGAACCCGCTGCCGCCGCTCGTCCGCCCGCGCCGCCACTCCGAGAAGACGCTGCTGAACCAGCTGCTCAAGGGCTACCGGCAGGACGCGCAGCGGGCCCGGGGCACCCCCGTCTAG